In a genomic window of Telopea speciosissima isolate NSW1024214 ecotype Mountain lineage chromosome 5, Tspe_v1, whole genome shotgun sequence:
- the LOC122663002 gene encoding uncharacterized protein LOC122663002, producing MKLTKLFFGLDNKGTLFELDFKIEIIFASLPDAYSSFIMNFHMNKVVVNNVSELTNMLIEAESTLKKNKVVSLVTEKSSQGSKNKKKKRTKKSKKSKSTGVKEGGVQKKTAKADKGKCFHCGKTGHWKRIYQEYLASLKKDKPETGIFKSFVVSESLMLVGPTNMWCGLWVHHTHL from the coding sequence ATGAAGCTTACCAAGCTCTTCTTTGGATTGGATAATAAGGGTACTCTATTTGAGTTGGacttcaagatagagattatcTTTGCCTCACTTCCTGACGCCTATAGCTCCTTTATCATGAACTTCCACATGAATAAAGTGGTGGTCAACAACGTCTCTGAGcttactaacatgcttatagaaGCAGAAAGTACgcttaagaaaaataaggttgTTTCTCTTGTTACTGAGAAGAGTTCTCAGGgttcaaagaacaagaaaaagaagaggactaagaaaagcaagaaaagcAAGTCAACTGGTGTGAAAGAGGGAGGAGTGCAGAAGAAAACGGCCAAAGCTGACAAAGGAAAGTGTTTCCATTGTGGCAAGACTGGACACTGGAAAAGAATCTACCAAGAGTACCTAGCTTCCTTGAAGAAGGACAAGCCAGAGACAGGTATTTTTAaatcttttgttgtttctgaaTCTCTTATGTTGGTTGGACCAACTAACATGTGGTGTGGACTCTGGGTCCACCACACACATTTGTAA